Part of the Hevea brasiliensis isolate MT/VB/25A 57/8 chromosome 16, ASM3005281v1, whole genome shotgun sequence genome is shown below.
aaaataatttagtctATTGAACTTTTGTTTTTTATTAGCAAAATAgttcttaaatttttgttttattaGTATAATAATccctacttttaaattttatatttaaataaataattttatataattttataaatataaaataaataactaattaaatataaaatttagatatatgAACTATTTATTAATAGAACAAAATATTAAGGACtaaattatttcaaattgaaAAGCAATGATTAAtttgttaataaaatttaaatttaatttccaaATTCATACTAAAAAAACCAATAATgattaacttgtgaattttgctATAAAATTTGAtcgtaaattattttaaaatttaatgtttattttattttatccttttattttattttatttttaaatacttGTATAATTGAAAATGAACACGTTGGCACATGATATATTTAGTTTGGCGCGATATAAAATTCTTatggaaaattaaaaattttcatccTTAATTTTGAGCCGATTAAATAAATTAGTCTTGTAATTTGAGTTAAATGTGCAGCCTAAAACTTTTATTTCGatctattaaatattttaatttttattttatatattaaatatgaaGTTATCTAATCGACGGATCGAATAAATAAATATACGTGCATAAAAAATAAacgaaattataataatattaatatgctattttaaaatattgttacaattaaaaaaaatgatacatgaaataataaagaatgagtgaaaactgaaaaggtaaaaaataaaaaataaaaataaaaataaaaataacattattatttttattatattatgtgAAAATTTGCATTTATTCACCTAAGACTTTATGtgttataaaaataaaagtataaaaactaaatagaaaataataaaaaaaattctaattgtCAATTTATATATTCGTTTTAGTACCAATACAATGTTCGATTCTGATTGGGTTCCGAGTTTACTTAGAAATCataactaaattgaaattttagtatGATTCTAATTCGGTTTTTTAAGTTTTCAATTTCGATTTCAATTCAgttctcaattttttattttgattcagTTCGATATGATTCTAATTCAGTTCTTAATTTTAAAAAcagttttatataatttttttttcatataaagTCATACTTGatttatcaattaaattttaaagttgaTCATTAATAcacaatatattatataatatatcttttacctatttttaaattatataatctttaactataagatttatatataatttaaaattaatcatattatataatatttagaaCTAAGTCTTTGTTGTTGTACATAATATAATAGTAACATGATATACCTTTtagatattttttaattatatatctttaactataagatacgtatataattatgaattaagtaTATACATAACATAATATTACTTTACAATTAAGAATGATAAAAtgttttaatgtatttataattaaaattattgaaaaaatatcgataaataaaaaagaaggtaatattttatatatatatatatatatatatatatatatatatatatatattataatcttaattacatttaaatatataattatattgaaagtatataatacattaaaaaagtatgaaaaaaaatacatatataaagttgattttcaatttaattttgattttgtatACATTTGGTTTAATTTAGTTTTAGTATAGTTCCGGTCTGATTTTTAATGAAaactaaaatcaaattaaatcctAAAAAGAGAATTGATTCAATTCGATTCTCTATTATTCTTTCAGTTTGATTTGAACCCAAGAGCTGTTTACAACTCTAATACTTAGAATTATTAAAATCAGGAAAGTTTGtgtttttttaatcaattagGCAAAAGATAAAAAGCATGGATTGAAAAAGTGTGAATAGTTTCAATGgcaggattaaaaaaaaaaaaaagaaaaaaagcatAAATTAAACAAATTTGAGCTAATGGTTGATGAAGCATGCATATCTTTTCTCAACACACCTACCAACTACCACAAGTTACATTCATTTGACTTTGAAAATGCAAAATTAACATATTCCTACCTAGAATTTTAGAGAGCCCATTGATTCTCTTCAAAAACCATTGGACACCTACCCTCGTTCCACCAACTCTCTTGTCCCTACTCCTTATAAATTCGTTTCtccccttcatttcatctcataaaaTCATataatttctctctctctctctctctctctctctctctcaatctcAACATGGGTCATCCTGTTTCAAATTCAATATCTTGCTCTCTCATTGCTATAGCAGTGGTGGCATTATTTTTCACCAAATTTGCACATTTCTCACTCATCCTCCCTCTAATTCTTATTGCACACTCGTTTAAGCAACAGAAGAGTCACCAAAGGAACCTCCCTCCAGGCCCTATTTCAATCCCAATATTTGGGAATTGGCTCCAAGTTGGGAATGACCTTAACCACCGTCTTCTAGCCTCCATGTCAAAGTCTTATGGTCCCATATTCCTACTAAAGCTTGGTTCAAAAAATTTAGCAGTGGTTTCAGATCCTGAGCTAGCCACCCAAGTTCTACACACACAAGGTGTAGAATTCGGGTCTCGACCACGTAATGTTGTGTTCGATATTTTCACAGGCAATGGTCAAGATATGGTGTTCACAATCTATGGTGATCATTGGAGAAAGATGCGTAGAATTATGACCCTACCATTCTTCACTAACAAAGTTGTGCAACATTATAGCAATATGTGGGAGCAAGAAATGGAGCTTGTGGTGACTGACTTGTTTAAACATGCTGAGAAGATGAGAAGTGAAGGGATTGTCATCAGGAAACGTTTGCAGCTGATGCTATATAATATTATGTATGGAATGATGTTTGATGCAAGATTTCAGTCTCAAGATGACCCTTTGTTCATTGAAGCTACTAGGTTTAATTCTGAGAGAAGTCGGTTGGCTCAAAGCTTTGAGTACAATTATGGAGATTTTATTCCTTTGCTTAGACCTTTTTTAAGAGGCTACTTGAACAAGTGCAAGGATTTGCAGCAAAGGAGATTAGCTTTCTTCAACAACTATTTTGTGGAAAAAAGGAGGTATGCATTATAGCTCATTTCATATCATATATAATCAAAAGAATGCACCCAACTTACATATATAATGAAAGTTACTCCACTTGTGATATGGAGATCACATATTCGAGTCATGGAAACATCTCAGAAGAGCAGAGTTTAAAGTTGCATGCATTAACCCTCCCTAAAAGCCCACAAGTGTGAAGTACTTTCTGGGCTAATTAAGTCACCCTTTTTTATATAACATTTCATGCCTGTAGATtctaatttgatttatttttgttaattttacaGGAAAATAATGGCTGCAAATGGAGAGAAACACCAAATAAACTGTGCAATAGATCACATACTTTATGCTCAAATGAAAGGAGAGATTAGCGAAGAAAATGTGTTATATATTGTAGAGAACATTAATGTGGCAGCAATAGAGACCACACTATGGTCAATGGAGTGGGCTATAGCTGAGTTGGCGAACAATCCAACCGTCCAAAGGAAGATCAGAGACGAAATCTCAGCCGTCCTAAAGGGAAATCCAGTCACAGAATCAAACCTACATGAATTACCTTACTTGCAGGCCACAGTAAAAGAGACATTAAGGTTGCATACCCCAATTCCCTTGCTAGTACCACATATGAACCTTGAAGAAGCAAAATTAGGGGGTTTTACAATTCCTAGAGAATCCAAGGTGGTGGTCAATGCATGGTGGTTAGCTAATAACCCTCAATGGTGGAAGAATCCGGAGGAGTTCAGGCCAGAGCGATTTTTTGAAGAAGAATGTGGCACGGAAGCTGTCGCCGGAGGAAAGGTCGATTTTCGGTACTTGCCATTTGGTATGGGTAGACGCAGCTGCCCGGGGATCATACTAGCATTACCAATTCTAGGGCTTGTGATAGCGAAATTGGTATCAAACTTTGAGATGAAAGCTCCATCCGGGACAAGGAAGATTGATGTGAGTGAAAAGGGAGGACAATTCAGCTTGCACATTGCTAATCATTCCACAGTTGTTTTTGAACCAATCCATGCATGATGTGATCgtgattttaaaattttcaaaccaAATAATATGTCCTATAAGAAGGTGCTTAATTTGATTGTGAAGTCGTTGCAggctgtttcttttttttttaatttatttttattttttaattgtgtGAACAAAAATATTTATGTTGTGAAATGAAAAACCAAATTATAAAAATCATGTGATGAATCGATGAACAGTATTAAATACAGTCTTCTCTCATATTTGATCCGCTTTATAACCCATCATGAATCTTAAAGCCCAGATGGTAGAAAATAATCTAGATGAGAAGATGGAACagaattgctattaatttttaaatgaaCAATACAAAAATCTCATCTCACTATCTCACTATCTCAATTACAATGCCACACGATAACCGTAAAAGAACAAAGAAGGAAAGAATTGGCTGACTCTAACCACCAGGAAAGGATTCCCCCAACAAGGAAAAGAACCCCTTCTTTACAAAGAAGACACTTAACCGAATTCTCAAGACATGCCAAAGCTGTTTCCACACCCCTTTATTTATACTTTTTCTCTCTCTCCTACTCATCCAGCTGTTGGCACCCCTTCACATGCCACTGGCACCACTAACAACCTCCTCTCTGTCATTACCTTCATTTGCTCTTCTAGAATATACTTGAAAGGTCCTACGGTTTGGACTAGCTACTGCATGCCCACCGTTGCCATCCCAAGGAAAACTAGCCTTATCCCAGGGCTAAAATGGGCCCTCTTTCTGGACAGTGCTGGTTTGGCAAATAGCTTCAGGCTCAATGAGTGTCTTTAGCCACCAAATCTATAGGAAGAGTGGTCACCACCGAATATTGCCAATTACTCTCTTAACATGAAAAACAGGGTGTACCTTGGATGCTGGTGCAGGCGCAATTTGTAAGCAACAACAACTATTTTCCCACAATCTCGAAACGACCAAAATATTTCACTACCAATTTTTTATTGGCTCGTCATGCCATGGACTGTTGGCAGTGGGGACGAAGCTCAAGAAACACCTTGACACCGATATCAAATTAGACATCCCTCCAGTGCTTATCAGCAAATTTTTTTCATCTGTTGTTGTGCCCAGTTGAGGTTAAATTGCAGCAGGCAGAAAATTTCATCACAATCAACCAAATTTTGGGCCACGGATTCAACATGTGTCTCTCCATGCAAGAAACAACTGAGGTGGGAGGTGGTCAAATGGTGTTTGGCAGACAGCACCTTAGAAGGAGGTGTTGTACCAATACTCAGCCCAGCACAAGCACTTCAACCATAGCTTAGGCTGCTCCGAGGAGAAAAAATGCAGATAGGATTCAATGGTATAGCTCAAGAAGACCTCCATTTGCCCATCCATTCGCGGATGGTAGGCTAAACAAAATTTCAACTGTGTGCCCTGGAGGCAAAGCAATGAAATGGCCATATGGGAAGGTAAAGAGATAAGGGTTAAATCTCCTTCTATATGCTGGACTTTATAAACTGTGTTTTGAGAACCAATCTTTTAGTCGTAATAATTGCAGTTGAGGAAGACTCTTGTTTTTGAAGTGAATCTTTGGGGAAAATGAGTTGTCCACAATTATCAGAAAATAATGTCCAACAATGTCATCTTGAAAAATGTACCCTTAATTTGGTAACAGGCATCAAGGACAAGGTAGTGCACCATTTCCATGCTGAAATTTTGATAGCATCATTACTCAGCAACAACATTACAATAGAAAAATGagaacagaaaaataaaatgatcACTTAGATTAAGGAACACATTACtagaatctaaaattttaaattgaattgagTACAAAAGCAGAAGCCTTTCAAAAAATATTTACCTCCAGATGAATAGGCCATTTACTCTGAAGTCTGATCAGCACTATATCCCATCAATCTTACTCATCTTTTATCTGCTTTCCTATAGCCTTGGTATCCTATTTCCCCATTGGaaaagatgatttttttttttacataaatttGGATTTAAGAAAGAGACATGAATGGATGAACTAGCAATAAAAATGAGTAGAATGGATTGGATGGAAGTGATGAGTTGAGCTGTTTCTGGTCTTATGAGAAGGTGAAGAGATAAGGTTCAAGTCTCCTTTTATATGAAGgactttataattttattttgagaaCCAATCTTTTAGCCGTAACAATTGTGGTTGAGGAAGACTCTTGTTTTTGAACTGAATCAATGGGGGAAAATGAGTTGTCAACAATTATCAGAAAATAATGTCCAACAATATCATCTTGAAAAATGTATCCTTAATTTGATACCAGGAATCAAAGACAAGGTAGTGCCACAGTGCCCCACTTCCATGCTGAAATTTTGATAGCATCATTACTCAGCAACAACATTACAATAGAAAATGTAACAATTCAAATTCCAAAAGATGagaacagaaaaataaaatgatcACTTAGATTAAGGAACATATTACtagaatctaaaattttaaattgaattgagAAGCAAAAACCTTTAAAAGAATATTTACCTCCAGATGGATAGGCCATTTACTCTGATCAGCACTACACCCCATCAATCTTACTCCATCTTTTATCTGCTTTCCTATAGCCTTAGTATCTTATTATAACATCTGCACTGATCAATATAAAACAATGTCTGATATGGACAGAGGTTCCTTTATTCTTAGCTTAGATGTTCTACACAGTAAGAAGTGAGGTTACTTCAATCTTACACCAAAAAGCTCATCTCAGGAAGCCTATCAtagttgaatatttgtacttcGCTTTAGATAAACTAGCAGCTTGACAGTAGATCAAGAACAGGCATCCCATTAGTATTTGCAGCGATAAAAAGGTCCCCACAGAAGAAGAATAATGAAAGAGAGCAAACCAGAATAATGAACATCTTCTTTCTCAATATAGGGAGATAAGTCGTTTCTGTTAAACAAAAAgtgtaaataataaatatgataaaaaCACCTTTACAGTATTAAGTACAAAGGCTTATGAATAAACTCAGAACCATAATCATAAGCATTATTTCAGTGAATTAATTTGTTGGTAAGAGATTATACTAGCTTAAGAAGATTATTGAGATAATGGGAACTGGGAAGGCTTTTGTTGGTAGAAGATCACAGAGATACAGTCTACATAGTGCAAGTCAAATGAACATATACAAGATTCAACATCACAATGCATGTCACAGAAACTATCCCCAGAAAGCCATAGATCCATATAGTTAATCTTTCCCaatattaaatttgaaatttcaaactctaaacttcaaattcaatcacttacATCAATTGAACTAGGAAAAGCAGATCACAAATATAAGTAGCACAAgtaggaaaaaaaattataaaataaaaaagaaaaaagagaaaaacaagCAACTATTGAATTTATTTTCTCGAGAATCAAACAagaaatgtgtgtgtgtgtgagagagagagagagagagagagatggataTGCCTGAAATAAGATACAGCTCAATGATGCTACGCATCGCCATTTTACTGGTTTTGGAGGCAGCTGAGAAAATTGAAAGCAACAAGCATTGATTGTGGATGCCAGATTGCCTTCCACAATAAGCAATCAAGGCGGCTTGGCTGAGAGTCATAGAAGATAGGCAAAGTTGTTGAGAGGAATTAATAGGGGTTAGTTTTGTCTTCTGTTAGAATTATACCATGCGAAAAGTAAGATACCCAAACTGATTGGCAGGTATCACATGCCTATATTGAGTAGGAATACAAGAATTCAGGGAGTACAACATTCCTGGGAATATAATATAACCCTTCTGCCAAACATGAGAAATGATTTCCCAGTTTATCTCATTACTGGGAATGGCATGCCACTCCCCTCTACCAAACACCACTTAAAAATTTTCATCTGGGCAGGACATGGAAGAAAAGTTTCCTTACTGCAAACCCACCCACTTCTTGAAGCTTAATGCTGCTTCTCTCTTTTTTAGTTGTGCTTCTGTCTGGAATTTGGGAGCTTTTCCCTTATGAAGTGTTTTATGGTACTTCAAGAAGAGGGTTCGATACTTGTACTTGTCAATGAACATGTTCCCTTTCTCCATCATATCAACAACTTCATTTGCCCGAACAAAAAATCCACCTCTAACAAATGTATAAAGTACAGAATCCAGGAGTTCCTGATCAAACAACATTGAGGTGGCTGAAGCAAGAGCTTTCATTTCACCCCATAGCTCTGTCACCTCCACATACTTCCCCCCAATAGCAGCATAGCCTGTTACCATAGAATGAAAAGTCTGAGCATTTGGAGCATGCCCCAGGATCCTCATGTTCTTCAAAGCCTTCTCTGCAtctttcatcaatttctttctaCAGAAAAAATGGATTACATTATTCCAGTCATGAACTCCAGAGTCCAATGTCTGCCCATCCTCGATTTCCCGCAAGAGCTTTGTCATCAACCCTGTTTCACCACCCTCTGAACATCCCTTAACCAACATCTCAAATTCCTGATGACTAGCTCTACTTATTTTAGCATCTTTCACCTCCTTGAACAGGTGGAGGGCACCATGAGTATCTTTTTGCAGAACTCGGGATTCAATCAAGGCCTCATAGCAGCTTGAGTCTAGTTGGATCCCTGCTCTACGAGCATCTCGTAGAAGTGATGCAGCCTCTCCTGCTCTGCTAGCTTTACAATAGGATTTTAAAAGGGAAGCATATACAGAAGAACTTGTTCTAACCCCGGCCAAACGCATCTCATCAAGAAGGTCATGTGCCTGATCGAGCCACCCAAGTGAAATGCATGAATTAATGACATGAACTAAGACTGAATCATCATTAGAAGCAGGGGAATCTTCTTTCTCGGCCTTGTTGAGAAAGGCAACCAACTCCTTAGTCTTGCCAGATTCTAAATATGCCTTGATCAGTTTCACATAAATTTTATCAGTAGGCAGAAGAATACCATGATCAGTTGTAATTAATTCAACTTGTGTCTGCAACTTTCCTAACAAAGCACCAAGTAGCTCCTTTGCCTCTGCTTCAAGTTTCAAAAAGTTTCGATCTTTAAAGAACTCTTTATAAGAAATCATACAATCTCCAATTGATGTATTTTTCTTTAAGCCATCTGGTTCTCTGCGGTTCAGACTTTTCTGAGAAAACTGTCCTGTAGAGGACTCGCAGTTATCTTGAATGAGAAGCGTGGCTGCAGCAAAAGAGTTGCGTGCTTCCTTTGCTTTCCAAAGCATTTTCAAAACCATGTTGGAAGCAGATTCAAGGTCCCCAAATTTCAACTGGCATTGTAGTAAACAAGTATAGAACTGCCGAAATTGAATATCGCTTAAACTATAAGCTTCATCTACATGTCTCTTAAGCTTCTTGAGTTCTTCTCTTCTCCCATTCCTCTCATATATATGTGCCATTGTTATCAACAAAGTTGCATCGACTTTAATATGAATGTGAGGCATCATATCAAGGAGCTGCTCAGCTTTCCTTGTTTTCCCAAACAAGAGACACCCAGCCAAAGCAATATTCACAGAAGTAGTATTAGGCTTCATAGCAATCAAAGGTGCATTGCTCTTCTTACGCGGGTCCACCCTGCCACCTTGGAACAAGTAACCTATCTCAAGGATCAACTCAGCAGTAAGGTAAGCTCCAGGAGCTGTTTGTGACATGTGGGCCAAAATTGCAGACCAAGCAGTCACGGGAGGATATAGTTCCATTTCTATCAACCTTCTTATAATAGTTGATGCTGGAACTGATAAACCACATTTAGCAAGACCAAAGGAGAGATATATCAGAGGTTCTTTTTCCAACAAATTCTGTTTACTTTCCTCAACAGCCTGTTCCACCAAGCCATAAGCCTTCTCAAGCCACTGAACATCAATGCTTTCTGCAAATCTTGCTAGAAGTTTATTTACAATGGATTTTCGTGGAAATCCTTCCATATGCATATGCTGTTCAAACAGCTTCCAGGCATCATTAAATCTATTATCATCAATAGCGTTTTCTATTTCCATACTTAGTTTGGCTGGGTCTCGAGCCTGGACCAAGATAGCTCCACCAAAAGTTGATAAAGAATGCATTTGACGAGAGAAGCCATCCGACATTCCTAAAATAACAATTGGCAAGTACAAGTTGATCAAAGAGGAATTGATGAACTCACAGACAGGCCTGTGACTTGAAGAAACTCTAATCTGGTGTCTGAAAATCTGAGTGGCATTGTATCCATTGTTGACAAGTAAGGGCAAAAAAACTGTAGGGGAAACTGCAGTGATCCCATGTCTCAAGTTCCTTAAAGACAACATTGTTTTTCCAAAAGACAATTATCAACTAGAAATCCTGCAATGAACAGATCAAAAAATGCTGTCTAATACTATACATAATATAAAAACCTTACCACAACTACAACTTGCATAGAAATGTTAAGATAAAAATACAGCAAATTTTGATCAATACTGATGTAGATGATAATGAGCACCATGCAAATGAGGATTTAATGCAAGTAGGAATAGTTACGGGATGGGGGCATGGCAGCAATTTACACTGTTTGAGATGAAAGAAAGTAGCAGAAAGAAAATTGTGATGGAAAATATGAGGAGAAACTAATTTTCCTTTGTTTGGGAAATGGAAGAATGATAACCTCAAATTTTCCAAtggagggaaaattaagcccaaaAATTTGAAATGATCAACAttaatcagaaaaaaaaaaaaaagaaaaagaaatgacaggtttgaattcaaatttACAATCACTTGTACCAAAATGATAggaagaaaaattcaaaaagatcAAACAGCaaaccaaaaacaaaaaaaaatctaaatatatACTTGCAGACAAAAAAATAATCACTAAATCCCAACTAAAATCCAATTCAAAGCAAGAAACGAAACCccaaatgaaaaataaaagaaatttacctTTATAATCTCAGCAAAACGGAACCCACGAGCGCACCGAGAAAAGTGGCATCGAACATGTTGGAGACTAAAATCAATAAATTATGAGTAATCAAGCTCTCCCAATTAGAGAGAAGTACCGATGGTGGATTGTGGTTTCCGGCGGCAATCACCACAGAATTAAGGCCGGTGACGTTGGTGAGAGATTGGCAGAGAGGAGGTAAAGAGCATGAGATGGTCTTTTATTTTCGTCTTAAATGAGAGAACAGGATTCAGTGACGGGCACACGAGATGGCCACGGTTGAGGACCGCCGGTTAGGGTTACTGTTTAGATTCAATAAAATTACGAATCTAAATCAAATTGACAAGGTATAATTTGAAAGATAATTCCTGAATTATCGATTCTGATTTAAGCTTTGGTTTTAAATGATTTGAAAGGCGATTCGAAAAAGAAcggtttaaaataatttaaaagacgATTTGGAGGTGGTTTAGGAATGGTTTAAAgttagtttaaataaaaaaaattagagaaaaattttattgattcaaaatttaagttatatttgtaaaaatattttaatttttcttaaaaatttttcaatcaaaataaaataagaaaaaaaagaaagaaaataatttatctttaagaaaaatttaataaataaatacttgaatctgattaaaaaactagagatgaaattatttttttttaagaaattagtAAAAAGTGTATGAAGTTAATTTTACATAAACATCCCTTTAAaatttagaggaataaaaatttctagttctattacttgcttTTGTTTTTAAACTacataataattg
Proteins encoded:
- the LOC110653493 gene encoding cytochrome P450 CYP73A100, which produces MGHPVSNSISCSLIAIAVVALFFTKFAHFSLILPLILIAHSFKQQKSHQRNLPPGPISIPIFGNWLQVGNDLNHRLLASMSKSYGPIFLLKLGSKNLAVVSDPELATQVLHTQGVEFGSRPRNVVFDIFTGNGQDMVFTIYGDHWRKMRRIMTLPFFTNKVVQHYSNMWEQEMELVVTDLFKHAEKMRSEGIVIRKRLQLMLYNIMYGMMFDARFQSQDDPLFIEATRFNSERSRLAQSFEYNYGDFIPLLRPFLRGYLNKCKDLQQRRLAFFNNYFVEKRRKIMAANGEKHQINCAIDHILYAQMKGEISEENVLYIVENINVAAIETTLWSMEWAIAELANNPTVQRKIRDEISAVLKGNPVTESNLHELPYLQATVKETLRLHTPIPLLVPHMNLEEAKLGGFTIPRESKVVVNAWWLANNPQWWKNPEEFRPERFFEEECGTEAVAGGKVDFRYLPFGMGRRSCPGIILALPILGLVIAKLVSNFEMKAPSGTRKIDVSEKGGQFSLHIANHSTVVFEPIHA
- the LOC110653491 gene encoding pentatricopeptide repeat-containing protein At1g03100, mitochondrial isoform X2, with product MSDGFSRQMHSLSTFGGAILVQARDPAKLSMEIENAIDDNRFNDAWKLFEQHMHMEGFPRKSIVNKLLARFAESIDVQWLEKAYGLVEQAVEESKQNLLEKEPLIYLSFGLAKCGLSVPASTIIRRLIEMELYPPVTAWSAILAHMSQTAPGAYLTAELILEIGYLFQGGRVDPRKKSNAPLIAMKPNTTSVNIALAGCLLFGKTRKAEQLLDMMPHIHIKVDATLLITMAHIYERNGRREELKKLKRHVDEAYSLSDIQFRQFYTCLLQCQLKFGDLESASNMVLKMLWKAKEARNSFAAATLLIQDNCESSTGQFSQKSLNRREPDGLKKNTSIGDCMISYKEFFKDRNFLKLEAEAKELLGALLGKLQTQVELITTDHGILLPTDKIYVKLIKAYLESGKTKELVAFLNKAEKEDSPASNDDSVLVHVINSCISLGWLDQAHDLLDEMRLAGVRTSSSVYASLLKSYCKASRAGEAASLLRDARRAGIQLDSSCYEALIESRVLQKDTHGALHLFKEVKDAKISRASHQEFEMLVKGCSEGGETGLMTKLLREIEDGQTLDSGVHDWNNVIHFFCRKKLMKDAEKALKNMRILGHAPNAQTFHSMVTGYAAIGGKYVEVTELWGEMKALASATSMLFDQELLDSVLYTFVRGGFFVRANEVVDMMEKGNMFIDKYKYRTLFLKYHKTLHKGKAPKFQTEAQLKKREAALSFKKWVGLQ
- the LOC110653491 gene encoding pentatricopeptide repeat-containing protein At1g03100, mitochondrial isoform X1 is translated as MLSLRNLRHGITAVSPTVFLPLLVNNGYNATQIFRHQIRVSSSHRPVCEFINSSLINLYLPIVILGMSDGFSRQMHSLSTFGGAILVQARDPAKLSMEIENAIDDNRFNDAWKLFEQHMHMEGFPRKSIVNKLLARFAESIDVQWLEKAYGLVEQAVEESKQNLLEKEPLIYLSFGLAKCGLSVPASTIIRRLIEMELYPPVTAWSAILAHMSQTAPGAYLTAELILEIGYLFQGGRVDPRKKSNAPLIAMKPNTTSVNIALAGCLLFGKTRKAEQLLDMMPHIHIKVDATLLITMAHIYERNGRREELKKLKRHVDEAYSLSDIQFRQFYTCLLQCQLKFGDLESASNMVLKMLWKAKEARNSFAAATLLIQDNCESSTGQFSQKSLNRREPDGLKKNTSIGDCMISYKEFFKDRNFLKLEAEAKELLGALLGKLQTQVELITTDHGILLPTDKIYVKLIKAYLESGKTKELVAFLNKAEKEDSPASNDDSVLVHVINSCISLGWLDQAHDLLDEMRLAGVRTSSSVYASLLKSYCKASRAGEAASLLRDARRAGIQLDSSCYEALIESRVLQKDTHGALHLFKEVKDAKISRASHQEFEMLVKGCSEGGETGLMTKLLREIEDGQTLDSGVHDWNNVIHFFCRKKLMKDAEKALKNMRILGHAPNAQTFHSMVTGYAAIGGKYVEVTELWGEMKALASATSMLFDQELLDSVLYTFVRGGFFVRANEVVDMMEKGNMFIDKYKYRTLFLKYHKTLHKGKAPKFQTEAQLKKREAALSFKKWVGLQ